From the Clavibacter phaseoli genome, one window contains:
- a CDS encoding DUF3107 domain-containing protein: MEIRIGLVNTARELSFSTKQSPEEVQETVAAAVRDSSPFISFTDEKGATHLAVTAHLAYVELGSADAPRIGFVR; the protein is encoded by the coding sequence GTGGAAATCCGTATCGGCCTCGTCAACACCGCCCGCGAGCTCTCCTTCAGCACCAAGCAGTCCCCCGAGGAGGTCCAGGAGACCGTCGCCGCCGCCGTCCGCGACTCCTCGCCGTTCATCTCGTTCACCGACGAGAAGGGCGCCACCCACCTCGCCGTCACCGCCCACCTCGCCTACGTGGAGCTCGGCAGCGCCGACGCCCCGCGCATCGGCTTCGTCCGCTAG
- a CDS encoding endonuclease/exonuclease/phosphatase family protein has protein sequence MGRVVGAAVILITAAGLLVVTWPQLLGLEQTYLVTHAVAIRGGLVAAAAAVLVLTLVLCLAIRPGRRLLGSIAVLLVVFIGANSAVLATRGLGDTAFQEAQDDDVTVLSWNTLGGATGARAVADLAIESGADVITLPETREETGAEIAVLMRDAGRPMWVRTAAFDDVAAARSTTILISAAYGDYRMDESRGTTSVLPTVIMEPVDGNGPVIMAVHPVSPIPEQMDNWRADLAWLGKRCDEGNVIIAGDFNATLDHMSRYGGTPTERDQVTDLGQCVDAARASGNGAVGTWPTGLPALLGTPIDHIMATPGWAVTGFRVVEDRDGAGSDHRPIIAQLTPLR, from the coding sequence ATGGGTCGGGTCGTCGGAGCAGCAGTCATCCTCATCACGGCCGCAGGACTCCTCGTCGTCACGTGGCCGCAGCTGCTCGGCCTGGAGCAGACGTACCTCGTCACCCACGCCGTCGCCATCCGCGGGGGCCTCGTCGCCGCGGCGGCCGCCGTCCTGGTGCTGACCCTCGTCCTCTGCCTCGCGATCCGCCCCGGCCGCCGGCTGCTCGGCAGCATCGCCGTGCTGCTCGTGGTCTTCATCGGCGCGAACTCCGCCGTGCTGGCCACGCGCGGCCTCGGCGACACCGCCTTCCAGGAGGCGCAGGACGACGACGTCACCGTGCTCTCGTGGAACACGCTCGGCGGCGCGACGGGCGCGCGGGCGGTCGCCGACCTCGCCATCGAGTCCGGGGCCGACGTCATCACGCTCCCCGAGACGCGCGAGGAGACCGGGGCGGAGATCGCCGTCCTCATGCGCGACGCGGGCCGGCCGATGTGGGTCCGCACCGCCGCGTTCGACGACGTGGCCGCGGCCCGCTCCACCACCATCCTCATCAGCGCGGCCTACGGCGACTACCGGATGGACGAGTCGCGCGGCACCACGAGCGTGCTACCCACGGTCATCATGGAGCCGGTCGACGGCAACGGCCCCGTCATCATGGCCGTGCACCCCGTCTCCCCTATCCCGGAGCAGATGGACAACTGGCGCGCGGACCTCGCCTGGCTCGGGAAGCGCTGCGACGAGGGCAACGTGATCATCGCGGGCGACTTCAACGCCACGCTCGACCACATGAGCCGGTACGGCGGCACGCCCACCGAGCGCGACCAGGTCACCGACCTCGGGCAGTGCGTGGACGCGGCGCGCGCCTCGGGGAACGGCGCGGTCGGAACCTGGCCCACGGGCCTCCCCGCGCTCCTCGGCACGCCGATCGACCACATCATGGCGACGCCCGGCTGGGCGGTCACGGGCTTCCGCGTCGTCGAGGACCGCGACGGCGCCGGGAGCGACCACCGCCCGATCATCGCGCAGCTGACACCTCTCCGCTGA
- a CDS encoding ferritin-like fold-containing protein: MSVDDFSPDTLRFLGAVAYLQLTVFETLSRAVAEAPDLAGKEAVSTAAGIALGKHQALAAEIKRLDGDPSVVMEPHRAAFDRFTATVAGADWYECLLSAYITTGLLDDFFVRLASGLPSDQRQRVVVLLSSGVGQQGIVDAVRAGIRLDPRLASRLAMWGRRLVGDTLLVAGTAMRASLADPDDARVHLEPVFAGIITAHTRRMDALGLTA, from the coding sequence GTGAGCGTGGACGACTTCTCGCCCGACACCCTGCGCTTCCTCGGCGCCGTCGCGTACCTGCAGCTGACGGTCTTCGAGACCCTGTCGCGCGCGGTCGCGGAGGCGCCGGACCTCGCCGGCAAGGAGGCCGTGTCGACGGCCGCCGGCATCGCGCTCGGCAAGCACCAGGCGCTCGCCGCGGAGATCAAGCGGCTCGACGGCGACCCCAGCGTCGTGATGGAGCCGCACCGCGCCGCGTTCGACCGCTTCACCGCCACCGTCGCGGGCGCCGACTGGTACGAGTGCCTGCTCTCCGCGTACATCACCACGGGCCTGCTCGACGACTTCTTCGTGCGCCTCGCCTCCGGGCTCCCGTCGGACCAGCGCCAGCGCGTCGTCGTGCTGCTCTCGTCGGGCGTGGGGCAGCAGGGGATCGTCGACGCGGTGCGCGCCGGGATCCGCCTGGACCCGCGCCTCGCCTCGCGCCTGGCCATGTGGGGCCGTCGCCTCGTCGGCGACACGCTGCTCGTCGCGGGGACGGCCATGCGCGCGTCCCTCGCCGACCCGGACGACGCGCGCGTGCACCTCGAGCCCGTGTTCGCGGGGATCATCACGGCGCACACCCGGCGGATGGACGCGCTCGGCCTCACGGCCTGA
- a CDS encoding aminopeptidase P family protein, producing MAENTDTASETAPADIAADPAAPLATTETAAPAVAAPAGTPAPGSGDAPVPRATSNRSTTPASTAFSDFVSTNWADREEVDPPAREQAPYAADRRRRLSALHVGTRLVIPAGRLKQRSNDTDYPFRAHSAFAHLTGWAADSEPGAVLVLEPVADGSAADGSAHEATLYFRERAGRDSDEFYANAEIGEFWIGPRPSLRQVAADLGIATAPLADVDAAIAAAGPVRVIREADAAIAARVDAARAAATATADDDATDQDPADGDALLARDASELRLVKDAYEIAQMREAVDTTGRGFSDVIADMPSVVAHARGERVVEGVFNARARADGNAVGYDTIAASGPHACILHWTRNDGRVLPGDLILIDAGVELDSLYTADITRTLPVSGTFTDVQREVYEAVREAADAALAIVRPGIRFREVHAAAMQVIARKAADWGMLPVTAEEALEADNQHHRRYMVHGTSHHLGLDVHDCAQARRDMYIDGIVEAGMVFTIEPGLYFQPDDLTVPERFRGIGVRIEDDVLVTRDGAENLSAGIPRTADEVEEWMAGRA from the coding sequence ATGGCCGAGAACACCGACACCGCGTCCGAGACCGCCCCCGCCGACATCGCCGCCGACCCGGCCGCGCCGCTGGCCACGACCGAGACCGCGGCCCCCGCGGTGGCCGCTCCCGCCGGGACCCCGGCGCCCGGATCCGGCGACGCCCCCGTCCCCCGCGCCACCTCCAACCGCAGCACCACGCCCGCGAGCACCGCGTTCAGCGACTTCGTCTCCACGAACTGGGCCGACCGCGAGGAGGTCGACCCGCCGGCCCGCGAGCAGGCCCCGTACGCCGCCGATCGCCGTCGCCGCCTCTCCGCGCTCCACGTCGGCACGCGCCTCGTGATCCCCGCGGGCCGCCTGAAGCAGCGCAGCAACGACACCGACTACCCGTTCCGCGCCCACTCGGCCTTCGCCCACCTCACCGGCTGGGCCGCCGACAGCGAGCCCGGCGCGGTCCTCGTCCTCGAGCCCGTGGCGGACGGATCCGCCGCCGACGGATCCGCGCACGAGGCCACCCTCTACTTCCGCGAGCGCGCCGGCCGCGACAGCGACGAGTTCTACGCCAACGCCGAGATCGGCGAGTTCTGGATCGGCCCGCGCCCCTCGCTCCGCCAGGTCGCGGCCGACCTCGGCATCGCCACCGCGCCCCTCGCCGACGTCGACGCCGCCATCGCCGCCGCAGGTCCCGTGCGCGTGATCCGCGAGGCCGACGCCGCCATCGCCGCCCGCGTCGACGCCGCCCGCGCCGCCGCGACCGCCACCGCCGACGACGACGCGACCGACCAGGACCCCGCCGACGGCGACGCCCTCCTCGCCCGCGACGCCTCCGAGCTCCGCCTCGTCAAGGACGCCTACGAGATCGCCCAGATGCGCGAAGCGGTCGACACCACCGGCCGCGGCTTCTCCGACGTGATCGCCGACATGCCCTCCGTCGTCGCGCACGCGCGCGGCGAGCGCGTCGTCGAGGGCGTCTTCAACGCGCGCGCCCGGGCCGACGGCAACGCGGTCGGCTACGACACCATCGCGGCGTCCGGCCCGCACGCCTGCATCCTGCACTGGACCCGCAACGACGGCCGCGTGCTGCCGGGCGACCTGATCCTCATCGACGCCGGCGTGGAGCTCGACAGCCTGTACACGGCTGACATCACCCGCACGCTCCCCGTCTCGGGCACCTTCACCGACGTCCAGCGCGAGGTCTACGAGGCCGTGCGCGAGGCGGCCGACGCCGCCCTCGCGATCGTGCGCCCCGGGATCCGCTTCCGCGAGGTGCACGCCGCGGCGATGCAGGTCATCGCGCGGAAGGCCGCCGACTGGGGCATGCTCCCCGTCACCGCGGAGGAGGCGCTCGAGGCCGACAACCAGCACCACCGCCGGTACATGGTCCACGGCACGAGCCACCACCTCGGCCTCGACGTGCACGACTGCGCGCAGGCCCGCCGCGACATGTACATCGACGGGATCGTGGAGGCCGGCATGGTCTTCACGATCGAGCCCGGCCTGTACTTCCAGCCCGACGACCTCACCGTGCCGGAGCGCTTCCGCGGCATCGGCGTGCGCATCGAGGACGACGTCCTCGTCACGCGCGACGGGGCCGAGAACCTGTCCGCGGGGATCCCCCGCACGGCCGACGAGGTCGAGGAGTGGATGGCCGGACGCGCGTAG
- a CDS encoding PHP domain-containing protein, translating into MPDEQRGPIDLHTHSSVSDGTETPAELVAQAAAQGLSAVALTDHDSTAGWADASAAALAHGIELVPGMEMSTQLEYASVHVLAYLFDPEDADLMAMTARVRSERMTRAEAMVGRISRDYDLTWADVLAQTTPGSTIGRPHIADALVARGHVPTRTAAFESILHWQGGYYRPHYAPDPILGVELITAAGGLAVLAHPGARGPERVLSDSRMSALVAAGLFGLEVRHRDNPPASRVRLTELAERFGLEVTGSSDYHGDGKPNRLAENSTDPAVLARIVERATGWAPVVPVPAA; encoded by the coding sequence ATGCCGGACGAGCAGCGGGGTCCCATCGACCTGCACACGCACAGCTCCGTGTCGGACGGCACCGAGACGCCCGCGGAGCTCGTCGCGCAGGCCGCCGCGCAGGGCCTGTCGGCCGTGGCGCTGACCGACCACGACTCGACCGCCGGCTGGGCCGACGCCTCCGCCGCGGCCCTCGCGCACGGCATCGAGCTCGTCCCGGGCATGGAGATGAGCACGCAGCTGGAGTACGCGAGCGTGCACGTCCTCGCGTACCTCTTCGATCCCGAGGACGCGGATCTCATGGCCATGACCGCCCGCGTCCGCTCCGAGCGGATGACCCGCGCCGAGGCGATGGTGGGCCGCATCTCCCGCGACTACGACCTGACGTGGGCCGACGTGCTCGCGCAGACGACGCCCGGCAGCACCATCGGCCGGCCGCACATCGCCGACGCGCTCGTCGCCCGCGGGCACGTGCCGACGCGCACGGCGGCGTTCGAGAGCATCCTGCACTGGCAGGGCGGCTACTACCGTCCGCACTACGCGCCGGATCCGATCCTCGGCGTCGAGCTGATCACCGCGGCGGGCGGCCTGGCCGTCCTCGCCCACCCGGGCGCCCGCGGGCCGGAGCGCGTGCTGTCGGACTCGCGCATGTCCGCGCTCGTCGCCGCGGGGCTCTTCGGCCTCGAGGTGCGGCACCGCGACAACCCGCCCGCCTCCCGCGTGCGCCTCACGGAGCTGGCGGAGCGGTTCGGGCTCGAGGTGACGGGATCCAGCGACTACCACGGCGACGGGAAGCCGAACCGGCTCGCGGAGAACAGCACGGATCCCGCGGTGCTCGCGCGCATCGTCGAGCGCGCCACGGGCTGGGCGCCCGTCGTGCCCGTGCCCGCGGCCTGA
- a CDS encoding ATP-dependent helicase, whose protein sequence is MTIRGFRQPPATVGDGTVPPVELDPSQRAVVELPVGVSAAVLGAPGSGRTTTLRELVAERILVQGLDPAEVLVLAPSRAAATRLRDELALRVGVPTLGPLARTSTSVAFEVLARRAAETGTEPPRLLTGAEQDQIIADLLAGHEELGTGPAWPDPLGVEVRRLRAFRTELRELLMRATEEGVRPDALAELGRAHEVPEWIAAAEFAREYEDVVDSFRGDHLDSAELLAEAVLLVSRGEALTGIRLVIADDLHEATVATLSLLRALAARGVDVVAFGDPDVAAATFRGAEASALGRLSTVLGLPGLRTLVLDRVHRQPPALRALTSAVTARIGAAGAGRQRQAASAPGLVDDADPIQVIEAPTRALELARLARRLREEHLLGGVPWARMVVLVRSGSLVPHVARSLATAEVPTRTAVAGRALRDDLAALALIRAVDVVLGRVPLTPDIAAELATGPLGGLDGVALRRLRLAMRQEELAGDGHRSSDELLVEALAAPGRLETLDLAPARRLGRLARTLQGARELAASDGTIEELLWHLWEGSRLATPWFEQALQTGIVADQANRDLDGVVALFTAARRFVERNPGRPASDFVEELLGAEVPEDTLSPQPLADTVLVATPSAVVGAGYEVVAVAALQEGVWPNLRLRGSLLHPQRLSAVARGLDRADVDERAEVLGDELRMLALAVSRAARVVVLSATANDEEAPSPFLRLVPPAPGLAEAEAGADAGRVAKDAPAALRIRPDHPLSLRGLVGALRRELAVVHRDAVLLDDGRVVSGDRTARRPADATRERGLAAASALARLAAEGVTGADPADWYGLREPSTTEPVVDLTDPEARVPVSPSRLEAFERSPLNWFIDQASGGSTSTAMGIGTIVHAVMEEASLDPDADLRPAALEARLDERWGELPFESPWVGERERRQAGELIAGVSGYLRDFAADGGRMLAAEGGFELEVGVARLRGKIDRIELTKEGRVVIVDLKTGRHYPTRAEIPAHAQLGSYQLAFVEGSLEDAPADAPSGGAKLLYVSGGTRGLPYRELPQEPLTREELDGFRARIAEAAEGMAGATFEGTPDLGERDPGSARRYRIHLVRAVSA, encoded by the coding sequence GTGACCATCAGGGGATTCCGCCAGCCGCCCGCCACCGTCGGCGACGGCACGGTCCCCCCGGTGGAGCTGGACCCCTCGCAGCGCGCCGTCGTCGAGCTGCCGGTGGGCGTGAGCGCCGCCGTCCTCGGTGCCCCGGGCTCGGGCCGCACCACGACGCTGCGCGAGCTCGTGGCCGAGCGGATACTCGTCCAGGGGCTCGACCCCGCCGAGGTGCTCGTGCTCGCCCCGTCGCGCGCCGCCGCCACGCGCCTGCGCGACGAGCTGGCGCTCCGGGTCGGCGTGCCCACTCTGGGGCCGCTCGCGCGCACGTCCACGTCCGTCGCGTTCGAGGTCCTCGCGCGCCGCGCCGCCGAGACGGGCACCGAGCCGCCCCGGCTGCTCACCGGGGCCGAGCAGGACCAGATCATCGCCGACCTCCTCGCCGGGCACGAGGAGCTGGGCACCGGGCCCGCGTGGCCGGATCCGCTGGGCGTCGAGGTGCGGCGGCTGCGCGCCTTCCGCACGGAGCTGCGCGAGCTGCTCATGCGCGCCACCGAGGAGGGCGTGCGGCCGGACGCGCTCGCCGAGCTCGGCCGCGCGCACGAGGTGCCCGAGTGGATCGCCGCTGCGGAGTTCGCCCGCGAGTACGAGGACGTCGTCGACTCCTTCCGCGGCGACCACCTCGACAGCGCGGAGCTGCTCGCCGAGGCCGTGCTGCTCGTGTCGCGGGGGGAGGCGCTCACGGGGATCCGGCTGGTGATCGCCGACGACCTGCACGAGGCGACCGTCGCGACCCTCTCGCTCCTCCGGGCGCTCGCGGCGCGCGGCGTCGACGTCGTCGCGTTCGGCGACCCGGACGTCGCGGCCGCCACCTTCCGCGGGGCCGAGGCGTCCGCGCTCGGCCGCCTCTCCACCGTGCTCGGCCTGCCCGGCCTCCGCACGCTCGTGCTCGACCGGGTGCACCGGCAGCCGCCCGCGCTCCGGGCGCTCACCTCGGCGGTCACGGCGCGCATCGGCGCGGCGGGCGCGGGGCGGCAGCGGCAGGCGGCATCCGCGCCGGGCCTCGTCGACGACGCCGACCCCATCCAGGTCATCGAGGCGCCGACGCGCGCCCTGGAGCTCGCCCGCCTCGCGCGCCGGCTCCGCGAGGAGCACCTGCTGGGCGGCGTGCCGTGGGCGCGCATGGTCGTGCTCGTGCGCTCCGGATCCCTCGTGCCCCATGTCGCCCGCAGCCTCGCGACCGCCGAGGTGCCGACGCGCACGGCCGTCGCCGGGCGCGCCCTCCGCGACGACCTCGCCGCGCTCGCGCTCATCCGCGCGGTCGACGTGGTGCTCGGCCGCGTGCCGCTCACCCCGGACATCGCGGCGGAGCTCGCCACCGGTCCGCTCGGCGGGCTCGACGGCGTCGCGCTCCGTCGGCTCCGGCTCGCGATGCGGCAGGAGGAGCTCGCGGGCGACGGCCACCGGTCGAGCGACGAGCTGCTCGTCGAGGCCCTCGCCGCGCCCGGCCGGCTCGAGACGCTCGACCTCGCGCCCGCGCGCCGCCTCGGCCGGCTGGCCCGCACGCTCCAGGGGGCCCGCGAGCTCGCCGCGTCCGACGGCACCATCGAGGAGCTGCTCTGGCACCTGTGGGAGGGCTCCCGGCTCGCGACGCCGTGGTTCGAGCAGGCGCTGCAGACGGGGATCGTCGCCGACCAGGCCAACCGCGACCTCGACGGCGTGGTCGCGCTCTTCACGGCCGCGCGGCGGTTCGTCGAGCGGAACCCGGGCCGTCCCGCGTCGGACTTCGTGGAGGAGCTGCTCGGCGCCGAGGTGCCCGAGGACACGCTCTCGCCCCAGCCGCTCGCGGACACCGTGCTCGTCGCGACGCCGTCCGCGGTCGTGGGCGCCGGCTACGAGGTGGTCGCGGTCGCCGCGCTCCAGGAGGGCGTGTGGCCGAACCTGCGGCTGCGCGGATCCCTGCTGCACCCGCAGCGCCTGTCCGCCGTCGCGCGCGGGCTCGACCGGGCCGACGTCGACGAGCGCGCCGAGGTCCTCGGCGACGAGCTGCGGATGCTCGCCCTCGCCGTCTCGCGGGCGGCGCGCGTCGTGGTGCTCAGCGCCACCGCCAACGACGAGGAGGCGCCGTCGCCGTTCCTGCGCCTCGTGCCGCCCGCGCCGGGCCTCGCCGAGGCGGAGGCGGGAGCCGACGCGGGACGGGTGGCGAAGGACGCCCCTGCCGCGCTGCGGATCCGGCCCGACCACCCGCTGTCGCTGCGCGGGCTCGTCGGCGCGCTCCGGCGCGAGCTCGCGGTCGTGCACCGCGACGCCGTGCTGCTCGACGACGGCCGCGTCGTCTCCGGCGACCGCACGGCCCGCCGTCCCGCCGACGCCACCCGGGAGCGCGGCCTCGCCGCCGCGTCCGCCCTCGCGCGCCTCGCGGCGGAGGGCGTGACGGGCGCGGATCCGGCCGACTGGTACGGCCTCCGGGAGCCCTCCACCACCGAGCCCGTCGTCGACCTGACCGACCCCGAGGCGCGCGTGCCCGTGTCGCCGTCGCGCCTGGAGGCCTTCGAGCGCTCGCCGCTCAACTGGTTCATCGACCAGGCGTCCGGCGGATCAACGAGCACCGCCATGGGCATCGGCACCATCGTGCACGCCGTCATGGAGGAGGCGAGCCTCGATCCCGACGCCGACCTCCGTCCGGCCGCCCTCGAGGCCCGCCTCGACGAGCGGTGGGGCGAGCTGCCCTTCGAGTCGCCCTGGGTGGGCGAGCGCGAGCGGCGGCAGGCGGGCGAGCTCATCGCGGGCGTCAGCGGGTACCTCCGCGACTTCGCCGCCGACGGCGGGCGCATGCTCGCGGCCGAGGGCGGCTTCGAGCTGGAGGTGGGCGTCGCGCGCCTCCGCGGGAAGATCGACCGCATCGAGCTGACGAAGGAGGGCCGGGTGGTCATCGTCGACCTCAAGACCGGGCGCCACTACCCGACCCGCGCCGAGATCCCGGCGCACGCGCAGCTCGGCTCGTACCAGCTGGCCTTCGTGGAGGGCTCGCTCGAGGACGCGCCCGCCGACGCCCCGTCCGGCGGCGCGAAGCTGCTCTACGTCTCCGGCGGCACGCGCGGCCTGCCGTACCGCGAGCTGCCGCAGGAGCCGCTCACGCGCGAGGAGCTCGACGGGTTCCGCGCGCGCATCGCCGAGGCGGCCGAGGGCATGGCGGGCGCGACCTTCGAGGGCACGCCGGACCTGGGGGAGCGGGATCCGGGATCGGCCCGGCGCTACCGCATCCACCTCGTGCGGGCGGTGTCGGCGTGA
- a CDS encoding general stress protein — MTNPLLGRSSRARMPKLPKGEPVATYETYDEAQKAVVTLAEADFPVTQVSIVGNELTSVERVTGKLTSARAAVAGAASGAWLGLFLGLVTFLFSPVPNLSFVVGAVIIGVGFGAIYGIVSYSITRRRRDFTSVMQVTATSYSVVVDPDSLHRARNVLGIGGVGTSVYGEPVVATPPPAAPPVAGPAGPYGERVPEPGASDAPEPTAPPTSTDRPVGEQGTAGA, encoded by the coding sequence GTGACCAACCCCCTCCTCGGACGCTCCTCCCGTGCCCGCATGCCGAAGCTGCCGAAGGGGGAGCCCGTCGCCACCTACGAGACGTACGACGAGGCGCAGAAGGCCGTCGTCACGCTCGCCGAGGCGGACTTCCCGGTGACGCAGGTGAGCATCGTCGGCAACGAGCTGACGAGCGTCGAGCGGGTCACGGGCAAGCTCACCTCCGCCCGGGCGGCCGTCGCGGGGGCCGCGAGCGGCGCGTGGCTCGGCCTGTTCCTGGGCCTCGTCACGTTCCTCTTCTCGCCCGTGCCGAACCTCTCGTTCGTCGTCGGCGCGGTCATCATCGGCGTCGGCTTCGGCGCCATCTACGGGATCGTCAGCTACAGCATCACGCGCCGCCGTCGCGACTTCACGTCGGTGATGCAGGTCACCGCCACGAGCTACTCCGTCGTCGTCGACCCGGACTCGCTGCACCGCGCGCGGAACGTGCTCGGCATCGGCGGAGTCGGCACGTCGGTCTACGGAGAGCCCGTGGTCGCCACGCCGCCGCCGGCCGCGCCGCCCGTGGCGGGTCCCGCCGGCCCGTACGGGGAGCGCGTGCCCGAGCCGGGCGCTTCAGACGCCCCCGAGCCGACCGCGCCCCCGACGTCGACCGATCGACCGGTGGGCGAGCAGGGCACGGCGGGGGCCTGA
- a CDS encoding DEAD/DEAH box helicase, with amino-acid sequence MTFTELNIDEDMVQALADHGILEPFPIQEQTIPLALSGQDIIGQAKTGTGKTFGFGLPLIQRLGLTPEPGVQALVVVPTRELAVQVTEDLQIATANRATTVVSIYGGKAYEGQIEQLKAGAQIVVGTPGRLLDLVGQRLLSLQGVREMVLDEADKMLDLGFLSDIEKLFAQTPAVRHTMLFSATMPGPIVALARRFMTKPIHIRATDPDEGLMQANIRHLVYRAHNMDKDEVIGRILQAEGRGKTVIFTRTKRAAARLVEELNDRGFNAAAVHGDLNQEQRERAMAAFKAGKKDILIATDVAARGIDVLDVTHVINHTIPEDDKAYLHRVGRTGRAGKTGIAVTFVDWDDLHKWALINRALEFGQPEPTETYSSSPHLYTDLDIPAGSKGRLRATPTVNPDGTPRERPGSRGSDSGRDGGRGGRDGGRGGDRGGSRDGGRSSGGDRSGSGDRDRSRSRSTSTPTATSPAEATASIGSEQPNTAGGHDAPHADGQTRPRSRNRRRRSGGDRPTATA; translated from the coding sequence GTGACTTTCACCGAACTGAACATCGACGAGGACATGGTGCAGGCGCTCGCCGACCACGGCATCCTCGAACCCTTCCCCATCCAGGAGCAGACCATCCCCCTGGCCCTCTCCGGCCAGGACATCATCGGCCAGGCCAAGACGGGCACCGGCAAGACCTTCGGCTTCGGCCTCCCGCTCATCCAGCGGCTCGGCCTCACGCCCGAGCCCGGCGTGCAGGCGCTCGTGGTCGTGCCGACGCGCGAGCTCGCCGTCCAGGTCACCGAGGACCTCCAGATCGCCACCGCGAACCGCGCCACCACCGTCGTCTCCATCTACGGCGGCAAGGCGTACGAGGGGCAGATCGAGCAGCTCAAGGCCGGGGCGCAGATCGTCGTCGGCACCCCGGGCCGCCTCCTCGACCTCGTGGGCCAGCGCCTGCTCTCGCTCCAGGGCGTGCGCGAGATGGTGCTCGACGAGGCCGACAAGATGCTCGACCTCGGCTTCCTCTCGGACATCGAGAAGCTGTTCGCGCAGACGCCGGCCGTGCGCCACACCATGCTGTTCTCGGCCACCATGCCGGGCCCGATCGTGGCGCTCGCCCGCCGCTTCATGACGAAGCCGATCCACATCCGCGCGACGGACCCCGACGAGGGCCTCATGCAGGCGAACATCCGCCACCTCGTCTACCGCGCGCACAACATGGACAAGGACGAGGTCATCGGCCGCATCCTCCAGGCCGAGGGCCGCGGCAAGACCGTGATCTTCACGCGCACCAAGCGCGCCGCCGCCCGCCTCGTCGAGGAGCTCAACGACCGCGGCTTCAACGCCGCCGCCGTGCACGGCGACCTCAACCAGGAGCAGCGCGAGCGCGCCATGGCCGCGTTCAAGGCCGGCAAGAAGGACATCCTCATCGCCACCGACGTGGCGGCGCGCGGCATCGACGTGCTCGACGTCACCCACGTGATCAACCACACCATCCCCGAGGACGACAAGGCGTACCTGCACCGCGTCGGCCGCACGGGCCGCGCGGGCAAGACCGGCATCGCGGTCACGTTCGTCGACTGGGACGACCTGCACAAGTGGGCGCTCATCAACCGAGCCCTCGAGTTCGGCCAGCCGGAGCCGACGGAGACGTACTCGTCCTCGCCGCACCTCTACACCGACCTCGACATCCCGGCCGGATCCAAGGGCCGCCTCCGCGCGACCCCCACGGTCAACCCCGACGGCACCCCGCGCGAGCGCCCGGGCAGCCGCGGCTCCGACTCGGGCCGCGACGGCGGACGCGGCGGGCGTGACGGCGGACGCGGCGGCGACCGCGGCGGGAGCCGTGACGGCGGCCGATCGAGCGGCGGCGACCGCTCCGGCTCCGGCGACCGCGACCGCTCGCGCAGCCGCAGCACGTCGACCCCCACGGCCACGTCCCCCGCCGAGGCCACCGCGTCCATCGGCAGCGAGCAGCCGAACACGGCGGGCGGCCACGACGCGCCCCACGCCGACGGCCAGACCCGCCCGCGCTCGCGCAACCGGCGCCGCCGCTCGGGCGGCGACCGCCCGACCGCCACGGCCTAG